A part of Streptomyces sp. NBC_01210 genomic DNA contains:
- a CDS encoding PhoH family protein, translated as MVNSTKRRMPDRRTYVLDTSVLLADPNALTRFDEHEVVLPIVVITELEAKRHHPELGYFARQALRLLDDFRIRYGRLDAPIPMGDLGGTLRVELNHSDPGVLPAGFRLGDNDSRILAVARNLQAEGYDVTVVSKDLPLRIKASSVGLLAEEYRAELAITDSGWTGMAELPLSAEQVDLLYGEETLYVPEAAELPVHTGLVLQSERGKALGRISAEGNVKLVRGDREAFGIHGRSAEQRIALDLLLDPDVGIVSLGGRAGTGKSALALCAGLEAVLERRQHQKVMVFRPLYAVGGQELGYLPGTEAEKMSPWAQAVFDTLSAVAGREVIEEVLGRGMLEVLPLTHIRGRSLHDAFVIVDEAQSLERNVLLTVLSRIGANSRVVLTHDVAQRDNLRVGRYDGVVAVVEKLKGHPLFAHVTLTRSERSQIAALVTEMLEEGQI; from the coding sequence GTGGTGAACAGCACAAAGCGCCGCATGCCCGACAGGCGCACCTATGTTCTCGACACCAGCGTCCTGCTGGCCGATCCGAACGCCCTGACCCGTTTCGACGAGCACGAAGTCGTGCTCCCGATCGTGGTGATCACGGAGCTGGAGGCAAAGAGGCACCATCCGGAGCTCGGTTACTTCGCCCGCCAGGCGCTGCGCCTTCTGGACGATTTCCGTATCCGGTACGGCCGCCTCGACGCCCCCATCCCGATGGGCGACCTCGGCGGCACGCTCCGTGTCGAGCTCAACCACTCCGATCCCGGCGTCCTTCCGGCCGGCTTCCGATTGGGGGACAACGACTCACGGATTCTGGCGGTAGCGCGCAATCTCCAGGCCGAGGGGTACGACGTCACGGTCGTATCCAAGGATCTGCCTCTCCGTATCAAGGCCTCGTCCGTCGGTTTGCTGGCGGAGGAGTACCGGGCGGAGCTGGCCATCACCGACTCCGGCTGGACCGGAATGGCCGAACTGCCCCTTTCCGCCGAACAGGTGGATCTGCTGTACGGCGAGGAGACGCTGTACGTCCCCGAAGCGGCGGAACTGCCCGTCCACACCGGCCTCGTTCTGCAGTCCGAGCGAGGCAAGGCGCTGGGCCGGATCTCGGCCGAGGGCAATGTGAAGCTGGTGCGCGGCGACCGGGAGGCCTTCGGTATCCACGGCCGCAGCGCCGAGCAGCGCATCGCTCTCGATCTGCTCCTCGACCCGGACGTCGGCATCGTCTCGCTGGGCGGCCGGGCCGGCACCGGCAAGTCGGCGCTCGCACTCTGCGCGGGCCTCGAGGCGGTCCTGGAGCGCCGGCAGCACCAGAAGGTAATGGTCTTCAGGCCGCTGTACGCGGTCGGTGGGCAGGAGCTCGGCTATCTGCCGGGCACCGAGGCCGAGAAGATGAGCCCCTGGGCCCAGGCGGTCTTCGACACGCTCTCGGCCGTGGCGGGCCGTGAAGTGATCGAGGAGGTGCTCGGACGCGGCATGCTCGAGGTCCTGCCGCTCACCCATATCCGAGGCCGATCGCTGCACGACGCGTTCGTCATCGTCGACGAGGCCCAGTCCCTGGAGCGGAACGTCCTGTTGACCGTTCTGTCCCGTATCGGGGCTAATTCCCGGGTCGTTCTGACCCATGACGTGGCACAGCGGGACAATCTGCGCGTCGGCCGGTACGACGGAGTCGTTGCCGTGGTCGAGAAGTTGAAGGGCCATCCGCTCTTCGCGCATGTCACCCTCACTCGCTCCGAGCGTTCACAGATCGCCGCGCTCGTGACCGAAATGCTGGAGGAAGGCCAGATCTAA
- a CDS encoding LysR substrate-binding domain-containing protein — protein sequence MSTSNVGNAVNRGSSRGKQPSLAQLRAFAAVAEHLHFRDAAAAIGMSQPALSGAVSALEEALGVQLLERTTRKVLLSSAGERLAVRAKAVLDAVGELLEEAEAVRAPFTGVLRLGVIPTVAPYLLPTVLRLVHENYPDLDLQVHEEQTSSLLEGLAAGRLDLLLLAVPLGVPGVSELPLFDEDFVLVTPEDHWLGGRQDIPRKALRELHLLLLDEGHCLRDQALDICREAGRTDGAPVSTTAAGLSTLVQLVAGGLGVTLLPRTAVEVETGRAGRLQTAYFAEPAPARTVALAMRAGAARQGEFEEFAQALRDAMRALPVRVLD from the coding sequence GTGTCCACCAGTAATGTCGGCAATGCCGTTAATAGGGGAAGTTCCAGAGGTAAGCAGCCCAGCCTGGCGCAGCTGCGCGCCTTCGCCGCCGTGGCCGAGCATCTGCACTTTCGGGACGCCGCGGCCGCAATCGGGATGAGTCAGCCCGCACTGTCCGGTGCTGTATCGGCACTGGAGGAGGCACTCGGTGTCCAGCTCCTGGAGCGTACGACCCGCAAGGTGCTGCTCTCGTCGGCCGGAGAGCGGCTGGCCGTGCGGGCCAAGGCTGTGCTGGACGCGGTCGGTGAGCTGCTGGAGGAGGCCGAGGCGGTACGTGCCCCGTTCACCGGGGTGCTCCGGCTCGGCGTGATCCCGACCGTCGCCCCGTATCTGCTGCCGACCGTGCTGCGCCTGGTGCATGAGAACTACCCGGACCTCGACCTCCAGGTCCACGAGGAGCAGACGTCCTCGCTGCTGGAGGGGCTCGCGGCAGGGCGGCTCGATCTGCTGCTGCTCGCCGTGCCGCTCGGGGTCCCGGGCGTGAGCGAGCTGCCGCTGTTCGACGAGGACTTTGTGCTGGTCACGCCCGAGGACCACTGGCTGGGTGGCCGCCAGGACATTCCGCGCAAGGCCCTGCGCGAACTGCATCTGCTGCTGCTCGACGAGGGCCACTGTCTGCGCGACCAGGCGCTCGACATCTGCCGGGAGGCCGGCCGTACCGACGGCGCTCCGGTGTCGACGACGGCCGCGGGCCTGTCCACGCTGGTGCAGCTGGTCGCCGGCGGGCTCGGAGTGACGCTGCTGCCGCGTACGGCGGTCGAGGTGGAGACGGGCCGGGCGGGCAGGCTGCAGACGGCGTACTTCGCCGAACCCGCCCCCGCACGCACTGTCGCCCTGGCGATGCGCGCGGGCGCGGCACGCCAGGGCGAATTCGAGGAGTTCGCACAGGCCCTGCGGGACGCGATGCGCGCGCTGCCGGTGCGGGTGCTCGACTGA
- a CDS encoding outer membrane protein assembly factor BamB family protein: MYDTRGTAFPALPAAKSTFEVVRDAELSKPSTGQDWLRQGGDEAGRSVSGDNPGDTLDLKWTQHTGEQFNLNGSVIADGKLIVSSRAVDSPYSMMLAYDITSGREIWRTYLDGDAESAPTLHDGRVHLTTGVGRIYALDAEDGHVARESIDREEQHGDTVRRYGRAGGPVSVVPLAGGDRTVAVHQDWNTVRCRDARTGEKLPGGFGAAASWGQSHSTVVRELGSNTAYLHSSSSNTVIAMDLASCKQLWAKDTGGDIDSHSSPVLTQPASGPAKLVTFTAYGVRRTRPRPEDGRGDLGVQGGRRQHLRAGAGPAHQPGRVGRHCLCRGPRRCRTRL, from the coding sequence GTGTACGACACCCGGGGCACGGCGTTCCCCGCGCTTCCCGCGGCGAAGTCCACCTTCGAGGTCGTACGCGACGCCGAGCTGTCGAAGCCGAGCACCGGGCAGGACTGGCTGCGGCAGGGTGGCGACGAGGCCGGGCGGTCTGTGAGCGGCGACAACCCGGGCGACACGCTCGACCTCAAGTGGACTCAGCACACAGGTGAGCAGTTCAACCTGAACGGCTCCGTGATCGCGGACGGCAAGCTGATCGTCTCGTCCCGCGCCGTCGACTCCCCGTACAGCATGATGCTCGCCTACGACATCACCTCCGGCCGCGAGATCTGGCGCACCTACCTGGACGGCGACGCCGAGTCGGCGCCGACGCTCCACGACGGACGGGTCCATCTGACGACCGGCGTCGGACGGATCTACGCGCTGGACGCCGAGGACGGGCACGTCGCCCGGGAGTCGATCGACCGTGAGGAGCAGCACGGCGACACCGTGCGCCGCTACGGTCGCGCGGGCGGACCGGTCAGCGTTGTCCCGCTCGCCGGCGGGGACCGTACGGTCGCCGTCCACCAGGACTGGAACACGGTGCGCTGCCGTGACGCCAGGACGGGCGAGAAGCTGCCCGGCGGCTTCGGGGCCGCGGCCTCCTGGGGCCAGTCCCACAGCACGGTGGTGCGCGAGCTCGGCTCCAACACCGCCTATCTGCACTCTTCGTCGAGCAACACGGTCATCGCGATGGACCTCGCGAGCTGCAAACAGCTGTGGGCGAAGGACACCGGGGGCGACATCGACAGCCACTCGTCGCCCGTGCTGACGCAGCCCGCATCGGGCCCGGCGAAGCTGGTGACGTTCACGGCGTACGGCGTACGGCGTACGCGGCCACGACCCGAAGACGGGCGCGGTGACCTGGGAGTCCAAGGTGGGCGGCGGCAGCACCTGCGAGCCGGGGCGGGCCCCGCTCACCAGCCCGGCCGTGTGGGGCGACATTGCCTATGTCGCGGGCCGCGACGGTGTCGTACGCGCCTATGA
- a CDS encoding AI-2E family transporter, whose protein sequence is MSRLPGWLAGLGAGLTRISERLDEQRSEDADDDVPVVLGPTPDSVPPPPAYAPTVAARPDPVAAIPWGMRVAAEAGWRLLVLAGTLWVLMRIISAVQLVVLAFVAALLVTAMLQPTVARLKKLGLPRGLATAVTAIAGFIIMGLVGWFVVWQVMDNLDNLSDRVRDGIEELKRWLLDSPFHVTEQQISDVAKNLSDTIGTNTQEITSAGLQGVTVMVEILTGILLAMFSTLFLLYDGKRIWHWVLKLVPAQAREGVAGAGPRAWRTLTAYVRGTVIVALIDAIFIGLGIYFLDVPMAVPLAVFIFLFAFIPLVGAVVSGALAVVVALVTQGVFTALMVLIVVLAVQQLEGHVLQPFILGRAVRVHPLAVVLAVAAGGLTAGIGGAVVAVPLVAVTNTVVGYLRAYGREQALRDSPPPPHGAVAVEAAPTPSPGLTPAPASAGVGEAQE, encoded by the coding sequence ATGTCGAGACTGCCAGGATGGCTCGCCGGCCTGGGCGCCGGGCTGACCCGGATAAGCGAGCGCCTGGACGAGCAACGCAGCGAGGACGCGGACGACGATGTGCCGGTCGTCCTTGGGCCCACTCCGGACAGCGTCCCGCCGCCGCCCGCCTACGCCCCCACCGTCGCGGCCAGGCCCGACCCGGTCGCCGCGATTCCCTGGGGCATGCGCGTCGCGGCCGAGGCCGGCTGGCGGCTGCTCGTACTGGCAGGCACGCTCTGGGTGTTGATGCGCATCATCAGCGCGGTACAGCTGGTGGTCCTCGCCTTCGTGGCCGCGCTGCTCGTCACCGCGATGCTCCAGCCCACCGTGGCCCGGCTGAAGAAGCTGGGCCTGCCGCGCGGGCTCGCCACCGCAGTCACCGCGATCGCGGGCTTCATCATCATGGGCCTGGTCGGCTGGTTCGTGGTCTGGCAGGTGATGGACAACCTCGACAACCTCTCCGACCGGGTCAGGGACGGAATCGAGGAACTCAAGCGCTGGCTGCTCGACAGCCCGTTCCATGTCACCGAGCAGCAGATCAGCGACGTCGCCAAGAACCTCAGCGACACCATCGGCACCAACACCCAGGAGATCACCTCCGCGGGCCTGCAGGGTGTGACGGTGATGGTCGAGATACTGACCGGCATCCTGCTGGCGATGTTCTCGACGCTCTTCCTGCTGTACGACGGCAAGCGCATCTGGCACTGGGTGCTCAAACTGGTCCCGGCGCAGGCGCGTGAGGGAGTCGCCGGAGCAGGGCCGCGCGCCTGGCGCACGTTGACCGCGTATGTCCGCGGCACGGTGATCGTGGCGCTGATCGACGCGATCTTCATCGGCCTCGGCATCTACTTCCTCGATGTCCCGATGGCCGTACCGCTGGCCGTCTTCATCTTCCTGTTCGCCTTCATCCCGCTCGTCGGCGCGGTCGTCTCCGGCGCGCTCGCGGTGGTCGTCGCACTGGTCACCCAGGGCGTGTTCACCGCGCTGATGGTGCTGATCGTCGTCCTCGCCGTACAGCAGCTCGAGGGCCATGTGCTGCAGCCCTTCATCCTGGGCCGCGCGGTCCGTGTGCACCCGCTCGCCGTCGTCCTCGCGGTCGCGGCCGGTGGACTGACCGCCGGGATCGGCGGCGCCGTGGTGGCGGTGCCGCTGGTGGCGGTGACCAATACGGTCGTCGGCTATCTGCGCGCGTACGGCAGGGAGCAGGCTCTGCGGGACTCACCGCCCCCGCCGCACGGCGCTGTGGCGGTCGAGGCCGCGCCGACGCCGTCCCCCGGCCTGACCCCGGCGCCGGCGTCCGCCGGTGTCGGAGAGGCACAGGAGTGA
- a CDS encoding peroxiredoxin, whose translation MLTVGDQFPTFELTACVSLEAGKEFEEINHKSYEGKWKVLFAWPKDFTFVCPTEIAAFGKLNDEFADRDAQILGFSGDSEFVHHAWRKDHADLRDLPFPMLADSKHELMRDLGIEGEDGFAQRAVFIVDPNNEIQFTMVTAGSVGRNPKEVLRVLDALQTDELCPCNWTKGENTLDPVALLSGE comes from the coding sequence GTGCTCACTGTTGGTGACCAGTTCCCCACGTTCGAACTGACTGCCTGCGTCTCACTGGAGGCCGGCAAGGAGTTCGAGGAGATCAACCACAAGTCCTACGAGGGCAAGTGGAAGGTCCTTTTCGCGTGGCCCAAGGACTTCACCTTCGTCTGCCCCACCGAGATCGCGGCCTTCGGCAAGCTGAACGACGAGTTCGCCGACCGTGACGCCCAGATACTCGGCTTCTCCGGCGACTCCGAGTTCGTCCACCACGCCTGGCGCAAGGACCACGCGGACCTGCGTGACCTGCCCTTCCCGATGCTGGCCGACTCCAAGCACGAGCTGATGCGCGACCTCGGCATCGAGGGCGAGGACGGCTTCGCGCAGCGCGCCGTCTTCATCGTCGACCCGAACAACGAGATCCAGTTCACCATGGTGACCGCCGGCTCCGTCGGCCGTAACCCCAAGGAGGTCCTGCGGGTGCTCGACGCCCTGCAGACCGACGAGCTGTGCCCGTGCAACTGGACCAAGGGCGAGAACACCCTCGACCCGGTCGCGCTGCTGTCGGGCGAGTGA
- a CDS encoding alkyl hydroperoxide reductase, whose product MSLDELKASVPDYAKDLKLNLGSVIGNSELPQQQLWGTVLACAIASRSAKVLRELEPEAKANLSPEAYTAAKSAAAVMAMNNVFYRTRHLLSDPEYGTLRAGLRMNVIGNPGVEKVDFELWSLAVSAINGCGQCLDSHEQVLRKAGVDRETIQESFKIAAVIQAVGTTLDAEAVLAD is encoded by the coding sequence ATGTCCCTCGATGAACTCAAGGCTTCGGTACCGGACTACGCCAAGGACCTGAAGCTGAACCTCGGTTCGGTGATCGGCAACAGCGAGCTGCCGCAGCAGCAGCTCTGGGGCACCGTCCTGGCCTGCGCGATCGCCTCGCGCTCAGCGAAGGTACTGCGCGAGCTGGAGCCCGAGGCCAAGGCCAACCTCTCCCCGGAGGCGTACACCGCCGCCAAGTCCGCCGCCGCGGTCATGGCGATGAACAACGTCTTCTACCGGACCCGGCATCTGCTGTCGGACCCGGAGTACGGGACGCTGCGCGCCGGTCTGCGGATGAACGTGATCGGCAACCCGGGTGTGGAGAAGGTCGACTTCGAGCTGTGGTCGCTCGCCGTCTCCGCCATCAACGGCTGCGGCCAGTGCCTCGACTCGCACGAGCAGGTGCTCCGCAAGGCCGGCGTGGACCGCGAGACGATCCAGGAGTCCTTCAAGATCGCCGCGGTGATCCAGGCCGTGGGTACGACGCTGGACGCGGAAGCTGTGCTCGCGGACTGA
- a CDS encoding outer membrane protein assembly factor BamB family protein, whose protein sequence is MDDKWRVAMGCSAGAGSPTMHPLVTKSLVYVGTWDGRLLALDRASGTQLAAYNLGAGVASALSVSGDWVVALTDDGTVHALAARRD, encoded by the coding sequence ATGGACGACAAGTGGCGCGTCGCCATGGGCTGCTCGGCGGGAGCCGGTTCGCCGACGATGCATCCACTGGTCACCAAGTCCCTTGTGTATGTGGGGACATGGGACGGACGGCTGCTCGCCCTGGACCGTGCGAGCGGCACGCAGCTCGCCGCGTACAACCTGGGCGCGGGAGTGGCTTCGGCGCTCTCCGTCAGCGGTGACTGGGTCGTCGCCCTCACGGACGACGGCACCGTCCACGCACTCGCCGCGCGCCGGGACTGA
- a CDS encoding transglycosylase SLT domain-containing protein has translation MSRISVRGFAVASATAVTTVGAVVGVASGNTLPSNDNLEASAADTTLLADIPMGQQAQVQASSLTQQADAQAAAADAAAKKSAEEAARISAAKTAEAKKEAAEEKAERDREAKEARANRDSVRDASTFSAKSSYSVAEVQAIARQMIPADQFQCFSNIVDHESSWNYQAQNASSGAYGLVQALPGSKMSSAGADWQTNPATQIKWGLNYMNSRYDSPCGAWSFWQANSWY, from the coding sequence GTGAGCCGGATCTCGGTCCGGGGGTTCGCAGTGGCATCAGCTACTGCGGTCACCACCGTTGGCGCCGTCGTGGGCGTTGCCTCGGGCAACACCCTGCCCTCGAACGACAACCTTGAGGCGTCCGCCGCCGACACGACGCTCCTCGCAGACATCCCCATGGGCCAGCAGGCTCAGGTTCAGGCCTCGTCCCTGACGCAGCAGGCCGACGCGCAGGCCGCTGCCGCAGACGCGGCCGCGAAGAAGTCCGCCGAGGAAGCGGCCCGTATCTCGGCTGCCAAGACCGCCGAGGCGAAGAAGGAAGCCGCCGAGGAGAAGGCCGAGCGCGATCGCGAGGCCAAGGAAGCACGCGCCAACCGTGACTCGGTGCGGGACGCTTCCACCTTCTCCGCGAAGAGCTCCTATTCCGTCGCCGAGGTCCAGGCGATCGCACGGCAGATGATCCCTGCCGACCAGTTCCAGTGCTTCAGCAACATCGTGGACCACGAGTCCAGCTGGAACTACCAGGCGCAGAACGCCTCCTCCGGTGCCTACGGTCTCGTCCAGGCGCTGCCGGGCTCGAAGATGTCGTCGGCCGGCGCCGACTGGCAGACCAACCCGGCGACCCAGATCAAGTGGGGCCTGAACTACATGAACAGCCGCTACGACAGCCCCTGTGGCGCGTGGTCGTTCTGGCAGGCCAACAGCTGGTACTAG